Within the Pseudonocardia alni genome, the region CGCGGAGACGGCATGGCTGAGCCGAGCACGGACGCCGAGGGAGCCGAGGCGTCGCGGGCCGACGACACGGTGGGGGACCCGGTGGACGGCACGAGCGGCGACACCGCCGACGGCACGGCCGGGCACGTCGCGACCGCGCACGCCGGTCCCGGGCACCCGGCACCTGAGGGCCCCGGGCCCGCCCACGAGGCCGCGGACGCCCGCCCCGACGAGTACGCCCACCTCCTCGCGCCCCTGCACGCCTTCGCCGCCGCCGAGCCCGACGACCCGGAGCGGGAGCGGCTGCGCTCCGAGCTGGCGAGGGGCTACCACCCGGTGGTCCGGCACATCGCCGGGCGCTACCGGCACCGCGGCGAGCCCGTCGAGGACCTGGAGCAGGTCGGCACGATCGGGCTGATCAACGCGCTGGACCGGTTCGACCCGGGCCAGGGCACCCCGTTCCTGGCCTACGCCGTCCCCACGATCACCGGGGAGATCCGCCGGTACTTCCGCGACCGCACCTGGTCGATGCGCGTGCCGCGGCGGC harbors:
- a CDS encoding RNA polymerase sigma factor SigF encodes the protein MAEPSTDAEGAEASRADDTVGDPVDGTSGDTADGTAGHVATAHAGPGHPAPEGPGPAHEAADARPDEYAHLLAPLHAFAAAEPDDPERERLRSELARGYHPVVRHIAGRYRHRGEPVEDLEQVGTIGLINALDRFDPGQGTPFLAYAVPTITGEIRRYFRDRTWSMRVPRRLKDIQSRMTRAQEELASRHGRAPRVSELAEHLGISREEVIEGLQAQDSYRSDSLDQLVGDTDNPLGEIVGGIDAGMDAVEARESLRPALRKLPERERTILMLRFFGNQTQTQIAAQVGLSQMHVSRLLARTLVTLRGHLADEQTHHDGVPEAG